In the Drosophila biarmipes strain raj3 chromosome X, RU_DBia_V1.1, whole genome shotgun sequence genome, one interval contains:
- the LOC108023752 gene encoding 39S ribosomal protein L16, mitochondrial yields MLSLRKVTQLFKQTLTAGNIAIVNTAGLKYFAPPIKYQNVEQPERPKLRIMERQPQLPPNIRPPKMQKRLRYMRGPETVHNTLLHKQYAIVATGGGRLRWGHYEMMRLTIGRKMNVSTMFATWRVPAPWQPITKKGQGQRMGGGKGAIDHYVTPIKAGRVIVEIAGKCEFVEVKPFLQQVANQLPFQATVVSQEMLDEQRVAEEEHALQNENPFTMKYVIQNNLSGCHRWLSPVDHKWFGKHL; encoded by the exons ATGCTGAGCCTGAGAAAAGTCACTCAGCTCTTCAAGCAAACCCTGACAG CGGGCAACATAGCAATTGTCAACACAGCCGGCCTCAAGTACTTCGCCCCGCCCATCAAATACCAGA ATGTTGAGCAGCCGGAGCGGCCCAAGCTTAGGATCATGGAGCGCCAGCCGCAGCTGCCGCCAAACATCCGTCCGCCCAAGATGCAGAAGCGCCTCCGCTACATGCGCGGCCCGGAGACGGTGCACAACACCCTGCTGCACAAGCAGTACGCGATCGTGGCCACCGGCGGCGGACGTCTACGCTGGGGCCACTACGAGATGATGCGCCTGACCATCGGTCGCAAGATGAACGTCAGCACCATGTTCGCAACGTGGCGCGTCCCCGCTCCATGGCAACCGATCACCAAGAAGGGCCAGGGCCAGCGCATGGGCGGTGGCAAGGGGGCCATCGACCACTACGTTACCCCCATCAAGGCCGGGCGCGTCATCGTCGAGATCGCCGGCAAGTGCGAGTTCGTCGAGGTCAAGCCGTTCCTGCAGCAGGTGGCCAACCAGCTCCCCTTCCAGGCCACCGTCGTCTCCCAGGAGATGCTCGACGAGCAGCGCGTCGCCGAGGAGGAGCACGCCCTCCAGAACGAGAACCCCTTTACCATGAAGTACGTGATCCAGAACAACCTGAGCGGCTGCCATCGGTGGCTCTCGCCTGTGGACCACAAATGGTTCGGCAAGCACCTGTAG